In one Spirosoma rigui genomic region, the following are encoded:
- a CDS encoding cyclase family protein has product MPRIIDLSKPIRYNAGDPWFMRVRIKHKPHRQARWLIRFLGLPFRLFPTNFLGWADDTIQSMGVHATTHLDAPWHYAPEVAGQRAKTIDEIPLEWCYGDGVMLDLSHKAEFDPITSADLQDAMTKTGVTLRPAMIVLIRTGRDTRNGQKDFADVGTGMSPEATHWLIDQGIKVMGIDQWGWDLPLRHMIKQAKQSGNREYFWQSHLVGREREYCHMEQLVNLGALPPTGFKVCVFPLKIEGASAAPARVVAILDEP; this is encoded by the coding sequence ATGCCCCGTATCATCGACCTGTCGAAACCCATTCGGTACAACGCCGGCGACCCCTGGTTCATGCGCGTTCGGATCAAACACAAACCCCACCGCCAGGCTCGCTGGCTTATCCGGTTCCTGGGCTTGCCGTTTCGGCTCTTCCCGACCAATTTTCTGGGCTGGGCCGATGACACCATCCAGTCTATGGGCGTTCACGCCACTACCCACCTGGACGCGCCCTGGCACTATGCACCGGAGGTGGCCGGGCAACGCGCCAAAACGATCGATGAGATTCCGCTGGAATGGTGTTATGGCGATGGAGTCATGCTCGATCTGAGCCACAAGGCCGAATTCGACCCCATCACCAGTGCCGACCTTCAGGATGCGATGACTAAGACCGGGGTTACGCTCCGGCCGGCTATGATCGTTCTTATCCGAACGGGGCGGGACACGCGCAATGGCCAGAAAGACTTCGCCGACGTAGGTACCGGTATGAGTCCGGAAGCTACCCACTGGCTGATCGACCAGGGCATTAAAGTGATGGGTATTGATCAGTGGGGATGGGATCTGCCCCTGCGGCACATGATCAAGCAGGCGAAACAGAGTGGCAATCGGGAGTACTTCTGGCAGTCGCACCTGGTGGGCCGCGAGCGGGAATACTGCCACATGGAACAGCTGGTCAATTTGGGAGCCTTACCCCCTACCGGTTTCAAAGTGTGCGTTTTCCCCCTCAAAATCGAAGGTGCTTCGGCAGCCCCCGCGCGGGTTGTTGCCATCCTGGATGAGCCATAA
- a CDS encoding organic hydroperoxide resistance protein, with translation MLQALYTAHATATGGRDGHVTSSDQVLNLDVRTPRELGGSGGAYTNPEQLFAAGYAACFDSALNLVIRMGKVKTGTTTVDAAVSIGKLDAGGFGLAVTLTVNVPGVEQAVADELVAKAHQVCPYSNATRGNIDVTLNVTSLDETPIA, from the coding sequence ATGTTACAAGCACTGTATACGGCTCACGCCACCGCAACCGGCGGACGCGACGGTCACGTCACTTCCTCAGACCAGGTTTTAAACCTCGACGTTCGTACGCCCCGCGAGTTAGGGGGCAGCGGGGGCGCTTACACCAATCCCGAGCAACTGTTCGCGGCTGGTTATGCGGCCTGTTTCGATAGCGCCCTGAACCTGGTCATCCGGATGGGGAAAGTAAAAACGGGGACCACCACCGTCGACGCTGCGGTAAGCATTGGCAAACTGGACGCGGGCGGCTTTGGTCTGGCCGTAACCCTCACCGTCAACGTACCGGGCGTTGAGCAGGCCGTGGCCGACGAACTCGTTGCCAAAGCCCACCAGGTATGCCCTTACTCCAACGCCACCCGTGGCAACATTGACGTAACGCTGAACGTAACCAGCCTTGACGAAACACCAATCGCATGA
- a CDS encoding MarR family winged helix-turn-helix transcriptional regulator yields MNKLRLDDQVCFPLYALSRQVTALYRPLLEKLNLTYPQYLVLLLLWETDSVTVSDIGERLRLDSGTLTPLLKRMEQKGLISRRRNPADERQVTILLTDAGRALEKQAMTVPVDLQTSLQLTDDQLVTLRDELKTLLNQLASIN; encoded by the coding sequence ATGAATAAACTACGACTCGACGATCAGGTTTGTTTTCCGCTCTACGCTTTATCGCGTCAGGTTACTGCCCTGTACCGGCCGCTGCTCGAGAAACTGAACCTCACCTACCCGCAATACCTGGTGCTGTTGCTACTCTGGGAAACCGACAGCGTAACGGTAAGCGACATTGGCGAACGGCTTCGGCTGGACTCCGGCACGCTTACTCCGCTGCTGAAACGGATGGAGCAGAAAGGACTCATCAGCCGCAGGCGTAACCCCGCCGACGAGCGTCAGGTGACGATTCTGCTCACGGACGCTGGACGGGCGCTGGAAAAACAGGCCATGACCGTACCGGTCGATCTGCAAACCAGTCTCCAGCTTACCGATGATCAGCTGGTAACGCTGCGGGACGAACTCAAAACCTTACTGAATCAACTTGCTAGTATAAACTAA
- a CDS encoding acyl-CoA desaturase: MIILAFFLAHWYLSVLMQTLFLHRYAAHQMFTMSKGWEKVFYILTFIGQGSSFLSPRAYGIMHRLHHAHADTDQDPHSPDFSKNLFDMMWKTRIYYNDILNNRDTIPAKFKKGVPNWPWMERLGDRWLVRLTWGTAYTLFYIQFATSPWLFLLLPVHFFMGPVHGAIINWYAHRYGYINFSVNDTAKNLLPFDFLMMGESYHNNHHKYGGRPNFGGFRWHEFDPAYPLLKLLNALHIVKLRAGRDEAYM, translated from the coding sequence ATGATCATCCTCGCTTTCTTTCTCGCCCACTGGTACCTGTCGGTACTGATGCAAACCCTCTTTTTACACCGCTATGCTGCCCACCAGATGTTCACGATGAGCAAAGGCTGGGAAAAAGTGTTCTACATTCTAACGTTCATTGGGCAGGGGTCGTCGTTTTTGAGTCCCCGCGCTTATGGGATCATGCACCGCCTGCACCACGCCCACGCCGATACCGATCAGGACCCGCACTCGCCGGATTTCTCCAAAAACCTGTTCGACATGATGTGGAAGACTCGAATCTATTACAACGACATCCTGAATAACCGCGATACCATCCCGGCGAAGTTCAAGAAGGGAGTTCCCAACTGGCCGTGGATGGAGCGGCTGGGCGACCGGTGGCTGGTGCGGCTGACCTGGGGAACGGCCTACACGCTGTTCTACATCCAGTTTGCTACGTCGCCCTGGCTGTTTCTGCTGCTACCCGTTCACTTTTTCATGGGACCGGTTCACGGGGCTATTATCAACTGGTACGCGCACCGCTACGGGTACATCAACTTCAGCGTAAACGATACGGCTAAAAACCTGCTGCCGTTCGATTTCCTGATGATGGGCGAATCATACCACAACAACCACCACAAATACGGTGGCCGGCCCAACTTCGGCGGGTTCCGCTGGCACGAGTTCGACCCAGCCTATCCGTTGCTGAAACTGCTCAACGCGCTCCACATCGTCAAACTCCGCGCTGGCCGCGACGAAGCGTATATGTGA
- a CDS encoding CusA/CzcA family heavy metal efflux RND transporter — MLYKVIQLSIRHKLMVVLGVVALVAWGTYALRQLPIDAIPDITNNQVQVITQAPALAAQEIEPFITFPLEAALRNVPGVTEIRSISRFGLSVITVVFDENTPTYQARQLVTEQLKTAEKDLRDGSPQLAPITTGLGEIYQYVLRPKPGYEQRYSPTELRTIQDWVVKRQLSGVPGVVEVSSLGGFLKEYEVRINPERLRAMDVTLSEVFDALSDNNANTGGSYIEKGPEAFFIRGQGTVGTTDEIGQIVVKNRDATPVLVRDVATVGLGHAVRYGAMTRNGQGEVVGGIVLMLKGASSDGVIEGVKERMATIQKTLPPGLLIDPFLDRKTLIDKAIDTVTHNLIEGGIIVMSVLLLLLGNWRAGLVVASVIPLCLLFALGMMHVFGVSANLMSLGAIDFGLLVDGAVIIVESMIFQIVHTQVARTKSMDDIALDSANRLMRSALFGQLIILIVYIPILSLTGIEGKMFRPMALTVGFAIFGAMLLCVTYVPMVAAAFLRKDIREEGTLADRIMKFGYRLYAPLLEKALRWRMTVLGLSAGLLAGAVALFMAMGGEFIPNLDEGDIAISLTLKPGSSLTQTVETTRRMETILKGGFPEVKDVISKIGTAEIPTDPMPIEAADVMVLLKEPGEWTTAATKPELIEKMRRALGVLPGLNLEFTQPIQLRFNELMTGVKSDIAIKIYGDDLDTLFAKANQAAAQLRSIPGVGDLKVEQIVGLPQMLVTYNRARLAQYGVSVGTVNRILKTAFAGEAAGVVFEGEKRFDLVVRLDSAYRQDIEDIRQLYVDLPSGQQIPLAELATIRYQSAPMQISRDNARRRITIGVNVRGRDVESLVGEMKTVLAKKVPLPVGYSYTYGGQFENLTKAKERLSIAVPLSLAMIGLLLFFTFGSVPQAFMIFSAIPLSAIGGILALWLRDMPFSISAGVGFIALFGIAVLNGIVLVSQFNQLEAEGVTDVLTRVRQATAIRFRPVIMTAAVASMGFLPMALSTSAGAEVQKPLATVVIGGLVSATLLTLVVLPVLYSLVSRRTASPPPGDDTNARKLPHAVAGLLLLSLLGGSVAQAQTRSGQQPFTVNQAVEQALRSNGGLQVAGLDVALARTLVRTAWDIPRTTVDYQRGQIQSRPIDYSLMVMQSVAFPGVYVAQRNLSRAQQQVAERQVTVQRSELTRQVRQAFYQLRVDYERLRLVQAQDSLYRRAAHTADVRYRTGEAGRLEQVSATTRQRDIENRIARLKTDISVGQQTLAILLQQPGPILIDTLTPIRVQPVFPEPALSGNPLLAVLNQQVAVSRRQVDLEKARFWPDLRVGYLTQSIEQRRGYGVYQVGVSVPLFMAPLKGRLEAARLQGQIADRQLNYQAQRLTGELNIRSQQYQQAISNLNYYETSALPQANLILRTAERSYQTGEIEYLEFAQSAAQAWLIREQYLDAVAQYNQALIDQEALAGYTPTPSNP; from the coding sequence ATGCTTTACAAAGTCATTCAGCTCAGCATCCGTCATAAATTGATGGTAGTGCTGGGCGTGGTGGCGCTGGTGGCCTGGGGGACGTACGCGCTCCGCCAGCTGCCCATCGACGCTATACCCGATATTACAAACAACCAGGTTCAGGTGATCACGCAGGCCCCCGCCCTGGCGGCTCAGGAGATTGAACCGTTTATCACTTTTCCGCTCGAAGCGGCCCTGCGCAACGTACCGGGCGTTACCGAAATCCGCTCCATTTCCCGCTTCGGCCTGTCAGTCATTACGGTGGTGTTCGACGAGAATACCCCCACCTACCAGGCCCGGCAACTCGTGACCGAGCAACTCAAGACGGCCGAGAAAGACCTCCGCGACGGTTCGCCCCAGCTAGCCCCCATCACCACGGGACTGGGCGAAATTTACCAGTATGTGCTGCGTCCCAAACCGGGTTATGAACAGCGCTACTCCCCCACCGAGTTGCGAACGATTCAGGACTGGGTAGTCAAACGCCAGCTGTCGGGGGTACCCGGCGTGGTGGAGGTAAGCAGCCTGGGCGGCTTCCTCAAGGAGTATGAGGTTCGGATCAATCCCGAACGGCTGCGGGCGATGGATGTTACGCTCAGCGAGGTATTCGACGCCCTGTCCGATAACAACGCTAACACGGGCGGCAGCTACATCGAAAAAGGGCCCGAAGCGTTCTTCATCCGGGGGCAGGGCACCGTAGGAACCACCGACGAAATTGGTCAGATCGTGGTCAAAAACCGGGATGCCACGCCCGTTCTGGTACGCGACGTAGCGACGGTGGGCCTGGGCCATGCCGTACGCTACGGGGCCATGACCCGCAATGGGCAGGGCGAAGTCGTGGGCGGTATTGTGCTGATGCTGAAAGGAGCCAGCTCCGACGGGGTGATCGAAGGGGTAAAAGAACGGATGGCGACCATTCAGAAAACCTTGCCGCCCGGCCTGCTCATTGACCCCTTCCTAGACCGCAAAACCCTCATCGACAAAGCCATCGATACCGTTACCCACAACCTGATTGAAGGCGGCATCATCGTGATGAGCGTATTGCTGCTCCTGCTGGGCAACTGGCGGGCGGGGCTGGTGGTGGCGTCTGTCATTCCGCTCTGTTTGCTGTTTGCGCTCGGCATGATGCACGTCTTTGGCGTATCGGCCAACCTGATGAGCCTCGGTGCTATCGACTTCGGCCTGCTCGTCGACGGGGCGGTGATCATCGTAGAGAGCATGATTTTTCAGATCGTGCACACGCAGGTCGCCCGCACAAAATCGATGGACGACATTGCCCTCGACTCGGCCAACCGGCTTATGCGCTCGGCGCTGTTCGGTCAGCTGATCATCCTCATTGTCTACATCCCGATCCTGTCGCTGACGGGTATCGAAGGGAAGATGTTCCGGCCGATGGCGCTGACGGTGGGCTTTGCCATCTTCGGAGCCATGCTGCTGTGCGTCACCTACGTACCAATGGTGGCGGCTGCCTTCCTGCGTAAAGACATCCGAGAAGAAGGTACCCTCGCCGACCGGATCATGAAATTTGGCTACCGGCTCTACGCTCCGCTGCTGGAAAAAGCCCTGCGGTGGCGCATGACGGTGCTGGGTCTGTCGGCGGGCCTGCTGGCCGGGGCGGTGGCGCTGTTTATGGCGATGGGGGGCGAGTTCATCCCGAATCTGGACGAAGGTGACATCGCCATCAGCCTCACCCTGAAACCAGGCTCGTCGCTGACACAGACGGTGGAGACGACCCGGCGTATGGAAACCATTCTGAAGGGCGGCTTTCCCGAAGTAAAGGATGTTATTTCCAAGATCGGCACCGCCGAAATCCCGACCGATCCCATGCCCATTGAAGCCGCCGACGTGATGGTGCTGCTGAAAGAACCCGGCGAATGGACGACGGCAGCGACCAAGCCCGAGCTGATCGAGAAGATGCGCCGGGCACTAGGCGTCCTGCCGGGTCTGAACCTGGAGTTTACGCAGCCCATTCAGCTGCGGTTCAACGAACTGATGACCGGCGTCAAATCCGACATTGCCATCAAGATCTACGGCGATGATCTGGACACGCTCTTCGCCAAAGCCAATCAGGCTGCGGCCCAGCTACGGTCCATTCCCGGCGTGGGCGACTTGAAAGTTGAGCAGATCGTGGGCCTCCCCCAGATGCTGGTGACCTATAACCGGGCCCGGCTGGCGCAGTACGGCGTATCGGTAGGGACAGTCAACCGCATCCTGAAAACGGCTTTCGCCGGGGAAGCCGCCGGGGTCGTCTTCGAAGGCGAAAAACGATTCGACCTGGTGGTGCGGCTCGACAGTGCTTACCGGCAGGACATCGAAGACATCCGGCAGCTGTACGTCGACCTGCCCTCGGGCCAGCAGATTCCACTGGCTGAGCTGGCAACGATCCGGTACCAGAGCGCTCCCATGCAGATCTCGCGCGACAATGCCCGCCGTCGGATCACGATTGGCGTCAACGTGCGGGGGCGGGATGTGGAAAGTCTGGTGGGTGAGATGAAAACGGTGCTGGCGAAAAAAGTACCGCTGCCCGTTGGCTACAGCTACACCTACGGCGGACAATTCGAAAACCTCACCAAAGCCAAAGAACGACTATCCATTGCCGTTCCGCTGTCGCTGGCCATGATCGGCCTGCTGCTGTTCTTTACCTTCGGCTCCGTACCGCAGGCGTTCATGATATTCTCGGCCATTCCCTTATCGGCCATTGGCGGCATTCTGGCCCTGTGGCTGCGGGATATGCCATTCAGTATTTCGGCGGGCGTGGGCTTCATTGCCCTGTTCGGGATTGCCGTGCTCAACGGCATCGTACTGGTCAGCCAGTTCAACCAGCTCGAAGCCGAAGGCGTTACCGACGTACTGACGCGGGTGCGGCAGGCAACGGCCATCCGGTTCCGACCGGTGATTATGACGGCGGCCGTCGCGTCGATGGGTTTTCTGCCGATGGCCCTCTCTACCTCGGCCGGTGCCGAAGTTCAGAAGCCGCTGGCAACGGTTGTCATCGGTGGGCTGGTGTCGGCCACACTACTTACCCTGGTGGTGCTGCCCGTCCTGTACAGTCTGGTCAGCAGACGCACCGCCAGCCCCCCGCCGGGTGACGACACTAACGCCCGCAAACTGCCCCATGCCGTAGCGGGACTGCTGCTGCTGAGCCTGCTGGGTGGGTCGGTGGCGCAGGCGCAGACCCGCTCCGGCCAACAACCCTTCACGGTCAACCAGGCCGTGGAGCAGGCGCTGCGCAGCAACGGCGGATTACAGGTTGCGGGGCTCGACGTTGCCCTGGCCCGGACGCTGGTACGAACAGCCTGGGATATTCCCCGGACGACGGTCGACTACCAGCGCGGACAGATCCAGTCGCGCCCCATCGACTACAGCCTGATGGTCATGCAGTCGGTAGCCTTTCCGGGTGTTTACGTGGCCCAGCGTAATCTGAGCCGGGCCCAGCAGCAGGTGGCCGAACGGCAGGTGACGGTCCAGCGTAGTGAACTCACACGCCAGGTGCGGCAGGCGTTTTACCAGTTGCGGGTCGACTACGAACGGCTCCGGCTCGTGCAGGCGCAGGACAGCCTGTACCGGCGGGCCGCCCACACCGCCGACGTCCGGTACCGGACGGGCGAGGCCGGCCGACTCGAGCAGGTGTCGGCCACGACGCGGCAGCGGGACATCGAAAACCGGATCGCCCGCCTGAAAACGGATATATCGGTAGGCCAGCAAACCCTGGCTATCCTACTTCAGCAGCCGGGGCCTATCCTCATCGACACGCTGACCCCTATCCGGGTGCAGCCCGTTTTTCCCGAACCAGCCCTGTCCGGCAACCCCTTACTGGCCGTACTAAATCAGCAGGTAGCGGTAAGCCGACGGCAGGTCGACCTGGAAAAGGCGCGGTTCTGGCCCGACCTGCGGGTGGGCTACCTGACGCAGTCTATCGAGCAGCGACGCGGCTACGGCGTCTACCAAGTGGGTGTCTCGGTACCGCTGTTTATGGCTCCGCTCAAAGGACGGCTGGAAGCGGCCCGTCTGCAGGGCCAGATCGCCGACCGTCAGCTCAACTACCAGGCGCAGCGGCTCACGGGTGAATTAAACATCCGGAGTCAGCAGTACCAGCAGGCAATCAGTAACCTCAACTACTACGAGACATCGGCCCTGCCCCAGGCCAACCTGATCTTGCGGACGGCCGAACGCAGCTACCAGACCGGCGAAATCGAATACCTCGAATTTGCCCAGAGTGCGGCCCAGGCCTGGCTCATCCGAGAGCAGTACCTCGACGCCGTCGCCCAGTATAACCAGGCACTCATCGACCAGGAAGCCCTGGCCGGTTACACCCCAACCCCATCGAATCCATGA
- a CDS encoding NADP-dependent oxidoreductase, with the protein MNKQQIVLAARPKGMPDASTFRFEDLQLPRLQSGDVLVEPTYFSVDPYMRGRMNDAKSYVPPFVVGEPLAGGAVGTVIDSQSEGFAPGDLVTGTLPWATQSVVPGTALKKLDPSLAPASYYLGILGMPGLTAYFGLLDIGKPKAGETVVVSGAAGAVGIIVGQIAKIQGCRVVGIAGSDDKVTLLQDQFGFDAVVNYKTAPDLTKAIADACPDGVDVYFDNVGGAVSDAVIENLNFHARIPLCGQIALYNTTDVPTGPRIQPMLLTRSVLMQGFIIGNYKDRFGEGVRQLAAWVREGKLQYTETTLTGFDKLPDAMLGLFSGQNTGKMIVEV; encoded by the coding sequence ATGAACAAGCAACAGATAGTCCTGGCAGCGCGCCCCAAGGGGATGCCGGATGCCTCAACCTTTCGATTTGAAGACCTTCAGCTCCCCCGGCTACAGTCGGGGGATGTCCTGGTCGAGCCTACTTATTTCTCCGTCGATCCCTACATGCGTGGTCGCATGAACGATGCTAAATCGTACGTACCACCCTTTGTAGTGGGTGAACCTCTGGCGGGTGGTGCCGTCGGTACCGTCATCGACAGCCAGTCTGAAGGGTTTGCCCCCGGCGATCTGGTAACGGGCACGCTGCCCTGGGCCACACAGTCCGTTGTGCCGGGCACTGCGCTGAAGAAACTGGACCCCAGCCTGGCCCCCGCCAGCTACTACCTGGGCATTCTGGGTATGCCGGGCCTGACGGCCTATTTCGGCCTGCTCGACATTGGTAAACCCAAAGCCGGCGAAACAGTCGTGGTGTCGGGTGCGGCCGGCGCGGTCGGCATCATTGTCGGCCAGATTGCTAAAATTCAGGGATGCCGCGTAGTGGGCATTGCCGGTTCGGACGATAAGGTGACCCTGTTGCAGGATCAGTTTGGGTTCGATGCTGTGGTGAACTACAAAACGGCACCCGATCTGACCAAAGCCATCGCCGATGCCTGCCCGGACGGAGTCGACGTGTATTTCGACAACGTAGGGGGTGCGGTATCCGATGCGGTCATTGAGAACCTGAACTTCCACGCCCGGATTCCACTCTGCGGACAGATCGCGTTATACAATACGACCGACGTACCAACGGGACCCCGTATTCAGCCCATGCTGCTTACCCGCAGTGTACTCATGCAGGGTTTCATCATTGGCAACTACAAGGATCGGTTCGGCGAAGGTGTGCGTCAGCTGGCGGCCTGGGTGCGCGAAGGCAAACTCCAGTACACCGAAACAACCCTCACCGGATTCGACAAATTACCCGACGCGATGCTGGGCCTGTTCTCGGGCCAGAATACGGGTAAAATGATTGTCGAAGTTTAG
- a CDS encoding cation diffusion facilitator family transporter, which translates to MEPSTLEPHKAKRGEQTTLVGIAVNVGLVLVKGTAGWLGNSYALIADALESATDIVTSIFVWIGLRTASKAPDRNHHYGHGKAEPLATIVVALALVGAAILIAVQSIENIQTPHAIPKPFTLAVLAGVVIVKEVLFRRVTKVGDEVESSAVKADAWHHRSDAITSLTAFIGISIALIGGPGYESADDWAALLASAFIMYNAYHIFRPSFGEIMDETPAGNWQPELEAIALRVPQVKGIDKFRVRKTGFEYFVDLHVLVPGDLSVSEGHVIAHAVKAAIIADKPAVYDVLVHIEPV; encoded by the coding sequence ATGGAACCATCCACGCTGGAGCCCCACAAAGCGAAACGGGGCGAACAAACCACTCTCGTCGGCATCGCCGTCAATGTTGGGCTGGTGCTGGTCAAAGGAACGGCCGGCTGGCTGGGCAACTCCTACGCCCTCATTGCTGACGCCCTCGAATCGGCCACCGATATTGTGACCTCTATTTTTGTGTGGATCGGATTGCGGACGGCCTCGAAAGCACCCGACCGGAACCACCATTATGGCCACGGGAAGGCAGAACCCCTGGCTACGATCGTTGTGGCGCTGGCGCTGGTTGGGGCCGCCATTCTGATTGCGGTACAAAGCATCGAGAACATCCAGACGCCCCACGCTATTCCGAAACCATTTACACTGGCCGTACTGGCGGGAGTCGTCATTGTGAAGGAAGTGCTATTCCGGCGCGTTACCAAAGTGGGCGACGAGGTAGAGAGCAGCGCGGTAAAAGCCGATGCCTGGCACCACCGTAGCGATGCCATTACCTCCCTCACGGCGTTCATTGGCATTAGCATCGCCCTCATCGGCGGGCCGGGCTACGAAAGTGCGGACGACTGGGCCGCGCTGCTGGCATCGGCGTTTATTATGTACAACGCCTACCACATCTTTCGCCCGTCGTTTGGTGAAATCATGGACGAGACCCCGGCGGGCAACTGGCAGCCTGAACTGGAAGCCATTGCCCTGCGCGTACCACAGGTAAAAGGTATCGACAAATTCCGGGTCCGGAAAACGGGGTTTGAGTACTTCGTCGATCTGCACGTGCTGGTACCCGGCGACCTGAGTGTCAGCGAAGGACACGTTATCGCCCATGCGGTCAAGGCAGCCATCATTGCCGACAAGCCGGCGGTGTACGATGTACTGGTTCACATTGAACCCGTCTGA
- a CDS encoding efflux RND transporter periplasmic adaptor subunit: MTTQVRNDKTAAIGYVLLANLAIACSPSSTSTQPTTASADKPQAATVVITDAQIRQTGIKLGGVDTLTLGKTIQATGRLEAPPADWATVSPPMGGFVRTTRLVEGDYVRKGQVLVTLEHPDYVKLQQEYLQAVAQLRFQRQELDRQTVLAREEVGARRKFQQASADFETTRALVTSLEAQLAQLHLSVEALQKGTISRTISLPAPISGYVDKVNLRIGQYVTSTDILVNIVNKDHLHLELHVFENDISQIREGQLVRFTLPQQQAGELLARVHRVGQAFDEQTKTILVHADLVSKDYKRLIPGSYVRARILAQPRQVVALPEEAVVLDGKRSIVYTASADPSAGGYRFAAVPVKTGVTQNHMIEVTLPPTLRNATTLVRAGAYFVSAERAKE; encoded by the coding sequence ATGACAACGCAAGTCCGCAATGATAAGACCGCAGCGATCGGATACGTTCTGCTGGCCAACCTCGCCATCGCCTGCTCCCCCTCGTCAACATCCACCCAGCCCACGACTGCTTCAGCCGATAAACCACAGGCGGCAACGGTTGTGATTACCGATGCCCAGATCCGCCAGACGGGGATCAAGCTGGGCGGTGTTGACACGCTCACGCTGGGCAAAACCATTCAGGCCACCGGCCGACTGGAAGCCCCCCCCGCCGACTGGGCCACCGTTAGTCCGCCCATGGGCGGTTTTGTGCGTACGACGCGGCTGGTCGAAGGCGACTACGTCCGAAAAGGGCAGGTTCTGGTGACGCTGGAACACCCCGACTACGTGAAGCTCCAGCAGGAGTACCTGCAAGCCGTGGCGCAGCTCCGTTTTCAGCGGCAGGAACTGGATCGGCAAACGGTACTGGCGCGGGAAGAGGTGGGCGCCCGGCGCAAATTCCAGCAGGCCTCCGCCGACTTCGAAACGACGCGGGCGCTGGTTACCTCGCTCGAAGCGCAGCTGGCGCAGCTTCACCTGTCGGTTGAGGCCCTGCAAAAAGGTACCATCAGCCGGACCATTTCGCTGCCGGCACCCATCAGCGGCTACGTCGACAAGGTAAACCTGCGCATCGGCCAGTACGTTACCTCGACCGACATTCTGGTGAACATCGTCAACAAAGATCACCTTCATCTGGAGCTGCATGTCTTTGAAAACGACATCAGCCAGATTCGGGAAGGTCAGCTGGTACGGTTCACGCTGCCCCAGCAGCAGGCTGGCGAATTACTGGCCCGGGTCCACCGCGTTGGGCAGGCCTTCGACGAACAAACAAAAACCATCCTGGTCCACGCCGATCTGGTCAGCAAAGACTACAAGCGGCTGATTCCGGGTTCCTACGTCCGGGCCCGCATTCTGGCGCAGCCCCGGCAGGTGGTGGCCCTGCCCGAAGAGGCCGTCGTGCTGGACGGTAAACGGTCCATCGTGTACACGGCCTCGGCCGACCCTTCGGCGGGGGGGTACCGGTTTGCCGCCGTACCGGTAAAAACGGGTGTTACCCAGAATCACATGATCGAAGTAACGCTGCCGCCTACCCTCCGCAACGCAACGACCCTCGTTCGGGCGGGGGCTTACTTCGTCAGTGCCGAACGAGCCAAAGAGTAG